DNA sequence from the Bacteroidales bacterium WCE2008 genome:
ATTATTCTTGCCTTTTAAATTCTCCAGAAGATAATGCCAATCTCAGAGAAACAATTGAAGCATTTCATAAATGGTATGCTGCAGCAGCTATTCTATTTAGTAAGTACTTTGATTCTTCTGATCCAGACTTCTTAAAGTTCAAAAATGCAGATTGCTCTGGCAATGGATATGTCCTGGAACATGTATACGACTCTATTAGATCAAACGTTTCTGTTTTGATAAGTAAGCTTGAATCTATTTCAATTGGAAAACAACAAACAAAAGTAATAGAACCTAAATCTATGGATAGTAAAGAATTAAGCAAAGAAATTTTTATCGTTCATGGCCATGATGATTTGGCCATGAACGAGGTTAAGGTGTTTCTGTTAGAGATAGGTTTCAACCCCATTGTTCTTCGCGAACAGCCAAACGAGGGCCAAACCATAATCGAGAAAATCGAGAAGTATACCAACGTTGGCTTTGGTATTGTTCTCTATACTCCATGTGATGAAGGAAAAGCCAAAGAACAGGCAGAATATCGTAATAGAGCTCGCCAGAATGTTGTTTTTGAACATGGTTATTTATGTGCTAAACTTGGTCGTAATCATGTTTGTGCTTTGGTAAAAGGGGATTTGGAAATCCCTGGTGATTTGGGCGGGGTGGTTTATACACCTATGTCCTCTGATTGGAAATTTAAGGTGGCAAAGGAACTGAGAGCAGCAGGTTACCAGTTTGACGCCAATAAACTATTATAGTAACGGGACTTTTAGGAAACAGTCAGACGGTGAACATACAAACAAACCTCTTTTTTGAAATCCTCAGAAGTAAATATTTGTTTGTATAAAAACAAGATTCATCTCATAATTACATGATAATCAATATGTTTTTCTATCTTCAACGAGGAGGAGTATTGATTTGACAATCAAAATAGTTACAGAGTTAAGCCAAGGTTTTGCCTTGGCTTTTTCTCTCTTTTTTACTTCCAAAAGACTACCCATTCTTGCAGGAAATCCTTCTGGAGAAGGAGGAGGAATAGTAAAATAAAATGCTAACTTTGTGATTATGAAAATCAAAAAGACATCTGGCTGGCTAGCTTTTACAATTGTAATTGCTTTGGTTGTATTGGTTTGCTCTGGTTTCTCCACAAATAAATCACATGGAGAACAAGGACAGCAGGATAAACTATTGTTGTCTCCGCCTATAGAACCAACCTTTGTCAAGGATAAGAAGTATCAGCGTTTAAATAAGAAGAACATCGATGCTTTTATTCAAGACTGGAAAGAATGGTCTCTTGAGCTCCGGACTTTCTCGACAGATTCTGTGGTGAATCAAGCAATAAACAGAATTATGTCCGAGTGCTCTGACAAGGATATACCAGACAACTCGATTTTCTATTCTATGCCTTGTTGCATTGAGATAAGTAGGTATCAAGGTAGTTTTCCTCCAATTGATGTTAATGATGAGTACGCTTTTTTTGTGGAGATGCGACAGGCCCTTGAACGCTTTGCATATGTTCCCGGTTTTGATTCAGATAAGGTCATTCTGTATATGACTCCTGAGATTGAAAAACTCCTTTCACAGTATCTTGGTGGTATTCGTAGATTTGGAAGTAATGTGAATAGAATCAACAAGGGCAGGGCGGCTTATCTCAGCAGATTCTTTTATGTACACTATGGTCATTGGGGTGGCTATTGGATATTACACTCTATGCCGAAGATTATTTTTCTTAGTTTGTATGATGATGGGATTTGTGCTTATCTTCGGACATCGTGGTGTACAGGAGAATCAGTATTTGTCCCCTATGACACAGCCAAAGAATTGATTCACTTCGATTATTGGATAGAGTAAAAAGGTGGGATAGTTACCTAAAAGTTCCAGGTGGGCTTATTGAAATCGGATTTTGAAGCATTGGACCAGGAGGTTGTGCCATCATCATTGATGCGAATGGCGTAGTATGTTTCTGGATTATTACCATCCTCATCAACTATATCTACAGCAGCAGAACTTATTACTATAGTATTTCTGGAGATTCGGTTGGATTCAATCGAATCCCACATGCCATAACCTTCACAAGCCAGTTGGATTTTGTCTGTTACCGAGCCATTTTTCACTAACAGGGCAAAGGCATCACAGGCCCCCACCGCTTCCTTATCCTCTTCCATGTATATATAACAATCAAGCGAATCAGACAAATCGAGAGTGCCACAATACATATACTCCACATCTGAGTCCAGAAGACGTTCCACCCACTCGCTTCTGCTCACGTGATGAATAGGGCGATAATTGTTAACCTTATCTATACTGAGAAACTCCTTTAATTCGTCGCCAGTAATCCTTATTCCCTTCGGCTTTGGAATCTTGTATCCCCATTCCATGAACGCCCACTTTTTCAAAGGCTTTGCATTCTGGGACAGGAATGCATGAAGATTCTCTCCGATCAGGTTGTAGTCCTCTTCGGCAATCTGCTCTACTGATACGACAACATTACTTGTATTCTGATGCTTCTTACTTCCACAAGAACAAGCACAAGAAAACACAATGGCCAATAATATGAAGAAGAATTTTCTCAACATGTTTATCTCAATTTTTAAATAACCATTCATTAGAAGCTGACACTCTTCTTGCCGAGGAGCGGATTGTTCATATTGAAATTCCGGGACGCGTAAGGGAGGGCCATGCGGAGAGCATCGTGCCAGTATTCCCAGTTGTGGACGCCGTTGCGGACGCGAAGCTCAGACTTGACGCCCCGGTCCCTCATCAACTGATGGAGACGGACCGATAGATCGAAGAGGAAATCGTCATCGCCGCAGTCTATAAACCATTTGACGGTACGAAGTCCTGCGATAGCCGTCTCGTCGGCGTTCTCCATGAAAGCCAGGGCTGAACGGTCATGGACAGCCTTGCAGACATGATAGAACTTGTTTTCTTCCCCTCCCCCGTTTATCAGGCTGTCATCGTTATCCAGCCATGCGCTCATGGCATAGCAGGACGAGAAACATTCCGGATGTCTCTGGCAATAGACCGTACTTCCACCGCCACCCATGGACAGGCCCATGATGGCTCTGCGCTCCTTGGAACCGCCAGCATTGTACTTGGACTCGACCCATGGCATAAGTTCGCCGAAGAAGAAGTCCTCGTAATTCCATCCGGGCATATTGAAATAACCGTTCCAGGTATTGACCGTATCCGGCCCTCCGGCATTCGGCATGACTATGACTACAGGCAAAGACTCCCCGGTTTCAATAAGTTCATCGGCCAGAGGAACCATATTGCCCTTCTCGACCCAGGCCGTATAAGTGTCGGTCAGGCCGTGGAGGAGATATATTACAGGATAGCCCGTCCCGTCAACATCATATCCGTCAGGAAGATAGATATTGCAGGTCACGTCTGCTCCCAGTATCTCGCTATGAATACTGTCGGTAACGATTTTGCCGGCATTCGCCGATGCCGGAAGGACGATGCCGAACAAGACGGCAGTCAAAAACTTTGTAATCTTCATAGTATCAACAATTGACTTAACAAATATAATGAATATATTTGTCTTACATTAACATAATTGATCATGAAAAAACTGATATCATCGCTGTGCCTTTGCGCAGTCAGCATCTTATCCTTCGCCCAAGGCCCCGTCGAAAAGATCGGGGCGCCTGCCGGCCACAAGGAAGTACTTACCATCAAAATAGACATCGCCGGAGCCCAGACTGTTACCGCAGACTCGCTTTCGATAACCATGATTCCTTTCTCCGGGACCGTTGACTGCCCGAACTTCAAGGGAGAAGTCCTTCCGACCGGAGTAGACACGCAGGTGGGAAAGCCGACCGGAAGGACTCTTTCCGCCCGCTATATGATCAAGGGCAAGGATATCAAAGGTGAAGAATGCACAATTTTTATCGAGAACAACGGAGACATGGGAGAGAAATATACCCGTCCGTTCATCGTGACTGACAGCAAGGCTCTCTCCTTCCTCAATAATGCTCTGCTTCTCGGCCAGCTCGACTTCACTTCCGGAGGGCTGACGATAAGAATCTATTGTCCTGACGAACTGATCAGATAGTTTATCATACATAAAAAACAAGGCAGAGCCCGAGGGTTCTGCCTTGTCGTTTATAGAGTATCAGGATTTACTTGAGTTTCGGAAGATCTCCGCTGAGATCCCAGATGTTCTCGTCCCAACCGAGAGATTTGGCAACCTGAGAGCATGTAGCGCCAGCGGCTGCTGCGACTCCATGGTACGGATAGATGTGCCCTTTGGCAGCACCGTCTGAAGTACCGGCGCCACTAGGAGGATTCGACGGATCGAAGTTTGGCTGGTCGCAAAGTATGTTCAGTGGTGCAGAAGCAACAAACTCCATATCCGGATTGCGGAAGCAGTTGGTCAGATAAATCTTTCCGAGAGCTCCGGTGCAATCGCCGACAACAGCACCTACGCTATAGTTTTCATCGCCATTGGATGTTCTGGTACAAGCGATACGATCACTCCAGGCGATACAATTCTCCACTACATCATAGTCGCTTTCAGTAGCGTTGTCGATACGTCCGATCATGGCAGCGCCTCCGAAGTTGGATGAAACCAGAGTCATTGTCGAGTAGCAGCAGGAAACTGTAGTTTTTCCGCCCTTTACGACATATCCGATTATTCCTGCAGGGAACCTTGTGCCATTGATAGTACCGGTAGAATAACAGTTCTTGACTGTATTTCCGCCATTCTCAGGAAGATAACCTACGATACCTGCACAGTGATGGTTTCCTGTGATCTCCACATCGGCAGAGCAGCGCTCTATCGTGACGCCGTAACCGTATCCGAAGATACCGCCATTACCGTAAGCAGTAGTTGTGATCGTTCCCTGTACATGGCAATTGATTGCGCTTCCTCTGAAATCGACTTTATCATTGTGATAACCGCCGAAGGTGGCAATTATTCCGGCTGAATTCTTATTATCAGCGTTGCCGATCTTAGCATTGACGATATTCAGGTTACGGACTTCTCCGTTGAGCACGCTGAACAGACCGCCATTTCCAGTACCGGTCGAACGGCAGGTAAGATTAGAGAGAGTATGGCCGTCACCATCGAAATCGATAGCTCTGGTATAAGGGGATTCTCCGTTAAGGCCCTCCCAGTCGCCGAATGATGACATATCGACGTCAACGGCAAGTTTGTAGTAAACTTTGGAGCCTTCGATAAGAGTCTCACGGATCTTTCCGAACTCTTCTGCAGATCTGATCACATACGGGTCATCCGGTGTACCGGCGCCCATTGCAATCGGGCTATATGCCCTTCCGAGAAGGATGTATCCAATCTTATCGTTGGACACCTCATATTCTTCGGTACCGCTTACGGATGCAATTACGATAGGGATCATATAGACTGTGTTCATATCCATATCGTATGTAGCACCTACCTTGATTGAACCTGTAGTGGAAACCACATTATACCTGAAGAGAGAAACCTTACTGTTTGTGAATTCATAAGAACCTATAGGAGCCATTACATAATTGGTTCCGTTTGCCTTGTTGAATTCTTCAACGTAGTCCGGATCGACGCCGAGAGTGATAGTCACATTGTCGCTTGCGACAGTACCCTTGAGGGTATCGGCAAGAACTCTTATATCGATGGATTTGGTAACCTGAGGAACAGTCACCACAGTGTCCACATCAGCGAAGGAAGCAGTATAGAAGGTACCCTTCATGAAAGGTACTTTATCTTCATTATCCTTCACGCAGGAGGAGACAAGCAGCAGCGCGAATGCGCTAAGGATCAATAATATCTTTTTCATGGCTGTTTATTCGCTAAAAGTTAACTTGTCATCCCAGCCCGGATTCTGCTTGAGATTTCCGTTTGTGAGCTGGCGGTCATAGATAGGAATAGGGTAAAGATAATCCTTTTCCTCATTCCACTTGCAGACAATGTTCTTGTGAGGATTGATATACCCGCTGTCGCCATTGCTGAGAATAATGTCTTTTCCTATCTCAAAGAAGTATTTAGCATTGACAGAAGGTTTGGTACCCTTAAAGATGCAGGCATCGATAGTACCGTCGCCGTCGAAGTCATAATTCCCCTCACCAGGGAAATACATTCCATAGAACTGCGACTCGAGGACCTTACCCTCTTTCCAGCGCATAAGGTCGTCGTAACGGAAGCCCTCCTGGCAAAGCTCTACAGCGCGTTCGCGGCGGATCTCGAGGATCACGCCCTTATTGTCGCCAGTGACGTTCCTGAAGCCGCCCCACTCTGTGTTGGTAAGGAATGGATCAGGATTAGCGTTTGCGTTTGCCATATTGAGGTGAGGCATTCCTACGCGGTCACGGAGCTTGTTGAGAGACATCTCGAGATCGCTCTGAGTAAGAGTTCCGAGTTCAGCCTTGGCCTCTGCGTAGTTGAGATAAACCTCGCCGGCACGGAAAGCAATAAGGTCGATATCTGATTTCGCATATACCATCTGGTCTCTGGTTGTAACATACTTGATAGGCTGGAGACCGGTAACAGAGTTCTTGATTTCAGGAGCGCTCAATATGGTTTCGCCATCGACAATATAACCAGGAGTACGGATAGACTGTGAAAGACGAGGGTCGCGGTTCTGAGCAGCCTCATAGAAAGACATCGTATCCCAGCCATACTTGTCGGTGAAACGGGAACCGTCCTTCATGAGATAGCTTGCGAAAATCTTATAGTTCATACCCTCCCTTCCGAGAGAAGGAGTATTGAAGTTGGCTCCGGAACTATGTGTTGAGCTGAAGTTGGCGTCATAATGGCGCACTAGTATGTCTTCCTCACCTGTTGCATTGTTGGTAGAGAAAAGATAACGATAGTTCAGGGCATAAGTCGAGTTGCTATAGATGGTATAGCCGCTGGTTGTGATGAAGGAGTATGCGGCATCGGCTGCCTGCTCGAGATACCAGGTATAAGGCTTGGCATCTGACGGGAGAGAAGCCACGAACACATCCCCTGCATGATACTTGCGGAAGGTTCCTTCGAAAAGACACACACGGCTCTTGAGAGCAAGCGCTGTCCACTTAGTGACACGTACCGTAGATTTGTTTGCAGGAAGATTTGCTATAGCGAATTCAAGGTCAGCGATGATATTCTGCATCACAAGTTCGCGGGAATCCTGCGGCTTGTAGAGATCCGGATCATCTGACTCAAGTTCCTTGTCATACCATGGGACGTCACCGAACTTCTTTACCTTGTCGAAATAGAAATAGGCACGGAAGAAACGTCCAAGGCCTTCATACTCAAGACGCACGGCCTCATCATCACAATGATCAAGATAGCCAAGCATAGTGTTGATATCACGGAGCATTGTCCATGACCAGCCTTCGCCGGAGTTAGGGATCTGCCTGTCACCTCTGACCTCTTCGGAAAGGGATGCAGGGACATAGATATCAGCGC
Encoded proteins:
- a CDS encoding Predicted nucleotide-binding protein containing TIR-like domain, translated to MTERDAKHFFLRSLYDYINSKHSGNLLLSNIASANPDTNLGQISRICEGLKNAGWINAVMFTGGDGIITEVNSVAIDYVEQNILPNIELKDDIAHIKQLESDYSCLLNSPEDNANLRETIEAFHKWYAAAAILFSKYFDSSDPDFLKFKNADCSGNGYVLEHVYDSIRSNVSVLISKLESISIGKQQTKVIEPKSMDSKELSKEIFIVHGHDDLAMNEVKVFLLEIGFNPIVLREQPNEGQTIIEKIEKYTNVGFGIVLYTPCDEGKAKEQAEYRNRARQNVVFEHGYLCAKLGRNHVCALVKGDLEIPGDLGGVVYTPMSSDWKFKVAKELRAAGYQFDANKLL
- a CDS encoding S-formylglutathione hydrolase FrmB is translated as MKITKFLTAVLFGIVLPASANAGKIVTDSIHSEILGADVTCNIYLPDGYDVDGTGYPVIYLLHGLTDTYTAWVEKGNMVPLADELIETGESLPVVIVMPNAGGPDTVNTWNGYFNMPGWNYEDFFFGELMPWVESKYNAGGSKERRAIMGLSMGGGGSTVYCQRHPECFSSCYAMSAWLDNDDSLINGGGEENKFYHVCKAVHDRSALAFMENADETAIAGLRTVKWFIDCGDDDFLFDLSVRLHQLMRDRGVKSELRVRNGVHNWEYWHDALRMALPYASRNFNMNNPLLGKKSVSF
- a CDS encoding Starch-binding associating with outer membrane, with the translated sequence MKNIFRLLTLSAVLSLTCSCEGLLDEYPLDDLSPDTFYSTREELMAFSNKFYTIIDAPYVEGADIYVPASLSEEVRGDRQIPNSGEGWSWTMLRDINTMLGYLDHCDDEAVRLEYEGLGRFFRAYFYFDKVKKFGDVPWYDKELESDDPDLYKPQDSRELVMQNIIADLEFAIANLPANKSTVRVTKWTALALKSRVCLFEGTFRKYHAGDVFVASLPSDAKPYTWYLEQAADAAYSFITTSGYTIYSNSTYALNYRYLFSTNNATGEEDILVRHYDANFSSTHSSGANFNTPSLGREGMNYKIFASYLMKDGSRFTDKYGWDTMSFYEAAQNRDPRLSQSIRTPGYIVDGETILSAPEIKNSVTGLQPIKYVTTRDQMVYAKSDIDLIAFRAGEVYLNYAEAKAELGTLTQSDLEMSLNKLRDRVGMPHLNMANANANPDPFLTNTEWGGFRNVTGDNKGVILEIRRERAVELCQEGFRYDDLMRWKEGKVLESQFYGMYFPGEGNYDFDGDGTIDACIFKGTKPSVNAKYFFEIGKDIILSNGDSGYINPHKNIVCKWNEEKDYLYPIPIYDRQLTNGNLKQNPGWDDKLTFSE